A portion of the Osmia lignaria lignaria isolate PbOS001 chromosome 15, iyOsmLign1, whole genome shotgun sequence genome contains these proteins:
- the LOC117600391 gene encoding uncharacterized protein LOC117600391 codes for MKYLLIAFFIFNLLASAVAGQDKCQTIINQQGVNTVEYVCTDLTNLFELEKAKSNTTSIEITDSRIAHIPGHAFARFGATLITLDLHGCGIGTIDSYAFIGLTKLKNLILWDNRLRFVAGDWFVNTYNLKTLDLSFNYIEVIDYRIFQLLPNLENFYFDYNRIKTIEYSMFAYLTNLKNVKFEKNPLNWGFRALLMWQLENQRVKYNEEWEDWGWMNAVIKDCSESGQGEIPKDTILDCAVGKLLDFTQQIFSTTMREQNLDCTMKARQLVRCMRPKNATGNTDNETVRRILEDYETVLKPMSRSLARFSPPTK; via the exons ATGAAGTATCTGTTAATAgcgtttttcattttcaatctaTTGGCAAGTGCCGTGGCCGGACAGGACAAGTGTCAAACCATTATCAACCAGCAAGGTGTTAATACGGTGGAGTATGTGTGTACAGATTTAACGAACCTATTCGAATTGGAGAAAGCGAAGAGTAATACTACCAGTATTGAAATTACGGATTCGAGGATAGCTCACATACCAGG ACATGCTTTCGCACGATTCGGTGCAACACTAATCACATTGGATTTACATGGGTGCGGCATAGGAACGATAGATTCCTATGCATTCATAGGACTCacaaagttgaaaaatttaatattatgggACAACAGATTGAGATTTGTGGCAGGAGATTGGTTTGTGAACACCTACAACTTGAAGACCCTAGATCTATCGTTCAACTACATCGAAGTAATCGACTACAGAATATTCCAGCTTCTTCCCAATTTGGAAAACTTCTATTTTGATTATAACCGAATTAAAACTATCGAATACAGTATGTTCGCGTACCTAACAAACCTTAAAAATGTGAAGTTTGAAAAGAATCCACTGAATTGGGG atttcgTGCACTTTTGATGTGGCAATTGGAAAATCAACGCGTAAAATACAACGAGGAATGGGAGGATTGGGGGTGGATGAACGCCGTCATCAAAGATTGCTCGGAGAGCGGCCAGGGTGAAATACCGAAAGACACAATTCTCGATTGCGCCGTTGGAAAACTACTCGACTTCACGCAGCAAATATTTTCCACTACTATGAGAGAACAAAATTTGGATTGCACTATGAAAGCACGACAGTTGGTTCGTTGTATGAGACCAAAGAATGCTACCGGAAACACAGATAACGAGACCGTGCGAAGAATACTCGAGGACTATGAGACCGTCTTAAAACCAATGTCAAGATCACTGGCTAGATTTTCACCACCaactaaataa